A genome region from Platichthys flesus chromosome 12, fPlaFle2.1, whole genome shotgun sequence includes the following:
- the nkx1.2la gene encoding NK1 transcription factor related 2-like,a, with translation MLDPEDCGVTMMSTHKISFSIIDILDPNKFNSGRGTELSKEKFPGANAEEASLESDSAARGDFTEAGEETRYAHPSCRHHSDIADPLHSSPADTDPGLPGDQDQDDGEPAVSPQAPSAHKRRRTDQACAKPRRARTAFTYEQLVALENKFRATRYLSVCERLNLALSLSLTETQVKIWFQNRRTKWKKQNPGADSTLQPGSNSLVSPNPASCGSSSASFHQTFPNFSSGNVIFHTAGAVPLASTGGLLHPFMSSGFLQPTYFSPHL, from the exons ATGCTGGACCCCGAGGACTGTGGAGTGACAATGATGTCCACTCATAAGATTTCCTTTTCAATAATTGATATATTGGATCCTAACAAGTTCAACAGCGGAAGGGGGACCGAACTTTCCAAGGAGAAGTTTCCCGGAGCAAATGCAGAGGAAGCAAGTTTGGAGTCGGACAGCGCTGCGAGGGGAGACTTCACGGAAGCAG GGGAAGAGACCAGATATGCGCATCCATCCTGCAGGCATCACTCAGACATTGCAGAccccctccactcctccccGGCGGACACAGACCCCGGTCTCCCCGGAGATCAGGACCAGGACGACGGAGAGCCAGCGGTCAGCCCGCAGGCCCCATCCGCGCACAAGCGTCGGCGCACGGACCAGGCCTGCGCCAAACCGCGGCGCGCCAGGACAGCGTTCACATACGAGCAGCTGGTGGCTCTGGAGAACAAGTTCCGCGCCACTCGGTACCTGTCCGTGTGCGAGAGACTCAACCTGGCCCTGTCCCTGAGCCTGACCGAGACCCAGGTGAAAATCTGGTTCCAGAACAGGAGGACGAAGTGGAAAAAGCAGAACCCCGGGGCGGACAGCACCTTGCAGCCCGGCTCCAACTCCCTCGTCAGTCCGAACCCGGCCTCCTGTGGCTCGAGCTCCGCCAGCTTCCACCAGACTTTCCCGAACTTCAGCTCCGGGAATGTGATCTTCCACACGGCCGGTGCTGTTCCGCTTGCATCCACCGGGGGGCTCCTGCATCCCTTCATGTCCAGTGGATTCCTGCAGCCCACGTACTTTAGCCCGCATCTATGA